The sequence ctgcacctattgtctacgtttctatgtttttaaaggTAAATGCTAAATTCGATGGcgaagaagtagaaacaaggaactgcagatgttggtttagaaaaaaaaagacccaacgtgctggaggaactgagcagaccaggcaacatctatgaatgttgaatctgtggaattcattgccacaaagactgtggaggcagtcaatggatgttttaaaCACAgatttagattcttgattagtccggtgtcgggggttatggggagaaggcaggagaatggggttgagaccgaAAGATAGATGgcgggtgtagacttgatgggccgaatggacctaattctgcttctgtcgTTTATAAACACGAGAAAGGGTGATATTTCTGCACGTGACGCACAACATCATCCTGTGATTGACAGTGAAGCTGGGCATCAACAATTACAGCGGGGTGTTGTTTTGCTGGGTCAGTGGGCTGACGAATGGATGATGGTGTTTCATGCAGGTAAGTGTCAGCCAGGTGTGCATTCCATAACATGCCCTTCACAGGGAATGGCaggaccctggggagtgttgtagtgcagaggtGTCCCACTGGCATCACAGGTACACGGGGTGATCAATAACAGGTCCATGGAGTGATCAATAACAGGTACATGGAGTGATCAATAACAGGTACACGGGGTGATCAATAACAGGTCCATGGAGTGATCAATAACAGGTACATGGAGTGATCAATAACAGGTCCATGGAGTGATCAATAACAGGTACATGGAGTGATCAATAACGCTGTGAGTTCAGAAGTCAGGATACTCGATgtcagttttcattggtgggttgGTGATGGAGAGAGTTGGTTCCTCAGATTGCTGGGCGTTTATGATGATCTACCTCCCCAAGGATCAATAATCACCAAGATGACACCGGCGTTTACACAGATTCCACATGTCACTGAAAACTATAAAACACCTCAGCAGATGCACAATACAAAGTATCCTGACTTGTTGCAACACAGCTTGGCACGACATCCCCACCACACAGGAAGTGGAAATGCTGAAGAGAGTGGTCATCTCAGTCCGCTTCCAGGACCCAGGTTATTCCTGGTCCTCTTAAACACGTGGAAAcaagtctggaaaagggtctgGACCAAAACGGGGAGATCTCCCCCCCGACCACCCGAAACATTgtaactttctccagagatgctgccctgcaaCGATCCCCTTGAACCGACCCGcacctcacccacccccacccccacctcacccccccatcccccaccccccacccccaccacaaaaccacccccaccccaccccccccccccccccccacccacccccccacacccgcccccccccacccccaccccccccccccccctcaccccccccccaaccccccccccccccccaccccaccccccctccaccaccctcacccacccatcccccacccccatccccccacccccacccccccatcccctggAGGTGCCTGGAGATAATAATCCACTGACGCCAAATGCAAGTTTCATCACAAAGTTGAGCTTGATTTGGAATCTAATAAACGGTGaaatgtgcggtgtgtgtgtgagggaacaTCGGCGTCAAATGAAGAGCGAATGTGGAGCGGTCATCGCCAATGGCAGCATTCCCTCCTGGAATCAGACAGCGCTCTCCGCCTCTGACAATGGTCTCATCTATAAAATACTCTAACTGTATTAGTTCCCCCCGCTCTGCTTTCCATCTGCGCTGGGAAGTCTGGTTAGATTGTGATATGTTGGTACACAGATAGTCAGCGTGGCCTCATCTAACCACGTTACCGCGTCTGAATGGCCCTTCCTGCTCTTTGTTACATCTGTTCATTATAACCACAGCGACCTGTTGAAAGCCACGTCTGGTTATTTCTGTGTTAAACTGATAACCAGAGATGATTACATTCTCCTGGAGCTGAGGCtgagcggggatggggagagtgagcggtggggggtgggggggtgggggtggggggtggggggtggggatgggagagtgagggggggggggggggttggggggggagtgcCATCACAGAGCGGGACAACTACTCACAACGCACCCAGAACACACAGAGACTGGACTGGAGACACAGAGAGTGGCTTAGGACAGTAACCCAGAACCCTGACACTCTGACCCCCTAAACCCTGAACTctgaccctgacaccctgaccccctaacccctgacactctgaccccctaacccctgacactctgacCTTGACACACTGACCCTGACACTCTGACCCCCTAACCCTTGACACTATGACCCCTGACATTATGACGCCTGACACACTGACCCAGGACAGATGACCACTGACACACTGACCCCAGTTCCATCCTCACTGCCACACCGGGCCCTGGTCCCGTTCAACTCACCGGCCTAACTGGGAAATGTATAATTGAAGAGAcgagaggcaagagtgttttattgtcacgtgtcccagttGCTTGCAGCggcaccacagaatatgtaaacattgtaaacaatataataaatgatagAGAAGTCCCTGCAGGTGTTTTCTGCCATGTCAGCGGGTGCAGGGCCGGGCCGGGCCACTACATCCACAGCCGCTGATACCGGCCCCGTCCTAAACCGGCCCGAACTGTCCAAACCCGGGCCCGGGCCACTACATCCACAGCCGCTGATACCGGCCCGAACTGTCCAAACCCGGGCCTGGCCACTACATCCACAGCCGCTGATACCGGCCCGAACTGTCCAAACCCGGGCCTGGCCACTACATCCACAGCCGCTGATACCGGCCCGAACTGTCCAAACCCGGGCCCGGCACATTGGTGCAGAGCCACACCATGACCACCAATACCTCAACCTCTGAGGAGATTTAGAAAACtacccagagatagacacaacatgctggagtaactcagcgggacaggcagcatctctggagacgtttcgggtcgagaccctttttcagaccgaactaaccagcctgaagaagggtctcgccgcCCTGCCCACGCTCACATCTCGCTgcaaccatcgggaagaaggttctgGAATCTGacaaccgtgacctccaggtccAAGAGCAGCTTTTGCCCAGCGACCACCAGGcccctgcacaacactaacctcggcTTCAGTTTGTGCTCCGTTTACTTGATATCTCGATAGGACAAGTttcgagggataagggccaaaggcctgcaggtgggactagtgtagatagacacaaaacgctggagtaactcagcgggtcagacagcatctctggagactagtgatgatgggacatattggtcggtgtgggcaagttgggccgaagggcctgtttccatgctgtgtatctgGTAATGTGGCGCATTATTGATTGTTTTGGATTTATTTCTGTTGTTCGTCAAGCAGCAGCGAGTCAGAATGGCGGAGTTCCGGTCCTGGTGGAtacaacaattaaacacttgGCTCTCATCCGCTGCTGATAAACTGCGCCGCGTCCACACGACATTCACATAGATTTATGCTCAGCCCGAAGGTTGCCACTGATTTCCATCACTGATAACGCTGTTTACCAGGGTCCTTAACCTGGATAATGAAATCATTCTGAACCTGCCCCACAGCGCTGATGTACTCACAGCGTATAAATGCCACAGCATTGGTCCTCTGTTGCAGAGCGCTCTCTCCTTCCAGCACGGCCTAGTGGGTAACCAGTGGTCACTCTGCTGAGCCGCTGGTCAGTGCAGTGCAGTGgtcactgtatgtcctctggGCAGAGCCAGTGGCCACGACAGACTGGCTGGGGAGTGCAGTGGTCAGTGCAGATTCCCTGGGCAGTGCCAGCGTGCCACGGTGAGGATGGCACAGGGTGCTGACGGGTACCAACTCTTCAACCCTCGGGCTTACCTACAGAACAATTACACGTCGCCCAGGGCAAACTTTGAGCGGGAGGACAGCGTTGTGCCATGGAAACTCCGCTGCTTCGCAGCCTCGTTCTCCACAGGTGAGGAACAGCGCCGGGCacagggaggggtcagtgtggccGGAGACACAAAGAAGGGTCAATGACCTTCAGTGACTGCAGGAGGGGCAGAGTTGGCAGCGTGGACCAGGGACATCAGTGGTCCGGTGTCAGTGGGGCGGGGCAGAGACGTCCAGTGGCCTGGGAGGCTGCAGAGTGTGTGGGATGCCCGGTCCCCGCAGCGCCACAGGAGGGAGCAGCTGGACCGTGGGGTCAGTGCAGGATGGTGTGAACTGGTACTGTGATGGTGGGGTCAGTGGGGTGGTGTGCGGGTCAGTGTTGTCGGTGggtgcggcgggggggggggggggggcagggtgggctgAGGGGGTGGAGGAATAGCCCCGGTCCACGGGTTGTCTGTGACTGGGacgccttgtgtgtgtaggggagatcCGAGGGGCGACGCTGCTGGACATCGGCTCCGGACCCACCTTCTACCAGGTGATCAGCGCCTGTGACTGGTTCGGCTCCGTCATCATGTCTGACTATCTGGAGGTGAACCGGGAGGAGCTGCGGCGCTGGTTGCGCGGGGAACCCGGTGCCTTCGACTGGAGCCCCTTCATCAAGTACGTGTGTGGCCTGGAGGGCAAGAGGTGAGTGGTCCTGGGGTCACTGCAGGGGTCAGTGCAGGGGTCAGTGCAGGGGTCACTGCAAGGGTCACTACAGGGGTCACTGCAAGGGTCAGGACAGGGGTCAGTGCAAAGGTTAATGCAGGGGTCAGTGCAGAGGTCAGTGCAGGGGTCACTGCCCGGGTCAGTGCAGGGGTCACTACAGGGGTCAATGCATGGGGTCAGTGCAGGGTTCACTACAGGGGTCAGTGCAGGGGTCAGTGCAGGGGTCAATGCAGACGTCAGTGTAGGACGATCGGAATCCATGCCGATCACCCACTCCCTGCccactcgagacaatttacagaaggccgaTTAGCCTACACACACCCGCaaatcttgggaatgtgggaggacaccggagcacccggagcaaacccacgcggtcacggtgataacgtgcaaactccacgcagacagcctctgaggccaggatcgaacccgaggagCGTCGACAGGGTGAGTTGTGGGAAGATGTTTCTTGTGGGAGAACCGAGAACctgaagtaattaaaaataaggaACAGCTGCTAATACAAAGTGTAATACACATTGGACAGGtgcagggataggacaggtttagagtgatacagtccggtgtggcatgttgggccgaagggcctgtttccacgctgtatcactctatgactaggagTCACCTGTTGAAGACAGAGATGGTGGATTTATCTCAGAGAATGCTGGGTCAGTGCGGGACTCGCGTGGGTGGGGAGGctcgcggggggggggtggggggggctcgcgggggggggggggggtgggggggagggggggggggggggggggggggggtggtgggggggggggggggtggtggggggggggggggggtggggggggggggggggggggggggggggggggggggggggggggggggtggggggggggggggggggggtgggagggggggggggggggggggggaggggggggggggggagtgggggggggggggggggtgggtgggggggggggggggggtgggggggggggggtggggggggggagggggggtggggggggtggggggagactcgcgggggggggggggggggctggggggggggggaggctcgctggggtggggggggggagctcgcgggggggggggggggaggatcgcTGGGGTGGCGGTGGCGGCGGGGACCAGCTACTGACGGGTGATGTTCGCGCAGGGACCAGTGGCAGACGATGCAGCAGCGGATGAGGGAGAGGATTAAGGAGGTGTACCACTGCGACATCACGCAGTTGCAGCCGCTGCAGCCGCGACTGCTGGAGCCGGTGGATGCcatcaccaccaccttctgtctGGAGTCGGTGTGCCGGGATAAGGAGGCGCTGCAGCAGGCGCTGGCCAACATCACGTCGTTGCTGAGACCCGGCGGCTCGCTGCTGATGGTCGGCGCGCTGGGCGAGTCCTATTACCTGGCGGGCGAGGCCAAGCTCCCCGTGGTCCCGCTCGATGAGGCTTATGTGCGGGAGGCGGTGGGCAACGCTGGGTACAACATCCGCGTCTTCAAAACCTACAACATGCCGCCCGAGCTACAGACCGGCGTGGACGATGT is a genomic window of Leucoraja erinacea ecotype New England chromosome 27, Leri_hhj_1, whole genome shotgun sequence containing:
- the LOC129710061 gene encoding phenylethanolamine N-methyltransferase-like; the encoded protein is MAQGADGYQLFNPRAYLQNNYTSPRANFEREDSVVPWKLRCFAASFSTGEIRGATLLDIGSGPTFYQVISACDWFGSVIMSDYLEVNREELRRWLRGEPGAFDWSPFIKYVCGLEGKRDQWQTMQQRMRERIKEVYHCDITQLQPLQPRLLEPVDAITTTFCLESVCRDKEALQQALANITSLLRPGGSLLMVGALGESYYLAGEAKLPVVPLDEAYVREAVGNAGYNIRVFKTYNMPPELQTGVDDVSGVFYLQAQKL